One genomic window of Quercus lobata isolate SW786 chromosome 9, ValleyOak3.0 Primary Assembly, whole genome shotgun sequence includes the following:
- the LOC115959224 gene encoding oleosin 1-like, with protein MAELQQQSQYQQQPGQQSRAQQVVRAATAATAGGSLLILSCLILAATVIALTIATPLFLIFSPVLVPAVITVALIFMGFLASGGFGVAAVTVLSWIYRYVTGKHPPGADQLDHARLKLASKAREMKDRAEQFGQQHISGTQAS; from the coding sequence ATGGCGGAGCTCCAACAACAATCCCAGTACCAACAACAACCGGGCCAACAAAGCCGGGCCCAACAAGTTGTCAGGGCAGCCACTGCAGCCACTGCAGGTGGGTCCCTCCTAATCCTCTCCTGTTTGATCCTAGCTGCTACAGTCATTGCCTTGACCATAGCAACCCCACTGTTCTTGATATTCAGTCCGGTTCTTGTCCCTGCGGTCATCACAGTAGCGCTTATTTTCATGGGGTTCTTAGCTTCAGGTGGGTTCGGTGTTGCGGCAGTGACGGTTCTGTCTTGGATTTATAGGTACGTGACTGGGAAGCACCCACCTGGTGCAGACCAACTTGACCATGCGCGATTGAAGCTAGCTAGTAAGGCTCGAGAGATGAAGGATAGGGCTGAGCAGTTTGGTCAGCAACACATCTCTGGAACTCAGGCCTCTTAA